One part of the Andrena cerasifolii isolate SP2316 chromosome 4, iyAndCera1_principal, whole genome shotgun sequence genome encodes these proteins:
- the LOC143368480 gene encoding uncharacterized protein LOC143368480, whose product MDKIDLDNYVNEQEKMPGHRQPKSLQGLSLGRVCQQLDGTCRRLQVLSQESSAAQVLAYAMQTIRPYYVNAFPARLRTRVIEETSKMLYGPASDGSTLISGPASLYLLALLLGHDIKHLKVNLCCYYGCSHQTSLLKLLASEGIGLESLELARSALLRLDSELLSSALLNTKNLISLTLRNFANDVVLQVVGKACPKLMLLDVACSRQVTDIGLKQLLLQVELRDKVPHATMQEPTSWSRLKTLLSKLKLENSKSAKKEKQGVLLEYYESRNFLCDTLRVLNVANTGVTSAGVLFALVHVPRLESLAEYNHMGRVMEIMHKGVVGFKTPFSLTQARISRTTSFHLELLAQTCPKVEKLHILEPYHPPEALRLIPNVTSLSIHCIPPQREWLEEFYEYLRTNGHNLRELNLRIIQKQNPIQVDLKEIFSTCTNLRTFTNDGSNIVWSEGADPPSLKYLKKIQLGHIVSADAITKVLSLAPELRALHVHSCFDLTNEHLEKLLIVSTKQRSPRRFDKCENSLVQNLTCFYIYEASKVSATTVLNMFKSCKRLRKIGNLANWGLDCEGVRMLRTTLTRANLDVDLCPGAHWFWSNCIQ is encoded by the exons ATGGATAAGATCGATTTAGACAATTACG TGAATGAACAAGAGAAGATGCCTGGCCACCGTCAGCCTAAATCCCTACAGGGGCTTAGCTTGGGACGTGTGTGTCAACAACTCGACGGGACGTGCCGACGGCTGCAGGTGCTTTCGCAAGAATCGTCCGCTGCACAAGTATTGGCTTACGCGATGCAGACTATCAGACCTTACTATGTAAACGCTTTTCCAGCGCGTTTACGAACCAGAGTCATTGAGGAAACCTCGAAAATGTTATACGGACCAGCATCTGATGGATCGACGTTAATTTCTGGACCAGCTTCTCTGTACCTACTGGCCCTCCTCCTTGGACACGATATAAAGCACTTGAAAGTGAATCTCTGTTGCTACTACGGGTGTAGCCATCAGACGTCGCTGTTAAAACTGCTCGCATCCGAAGGGATCGGATTAGAGTCTTTGGAGCTGGCTCGCTCCGCTTTACTAAGATTGGACAGCGAATTACTGAGCTCCGCGCTTTTGAATACGAAGAATCTGATAAGTCTGACTCTGCGCAACTTCGCCAATGACGTGGTGCTTCAAGTTGTGGGGAAAGCTTGTCCGAAGCTTATGCTTCTCGACGTAGCTTGTTCCAGACAAGTAACGGACATAGGATTGAAGCAATTACTGTTGCAAGTAGAACTCCGAGACAAAGTGCCTCACGCGACGATGCAGGAGCCCACCAGTTGGTCGCGCCTGAAGACATTACTGTCCAAGTTGAAATTGGAGAACTCTAAATCAGCGAAGAAGGAAAAGCAGGGGGTGTTACTGGAATATTACGAAAGTAGAAACTTCCTTTGCGATACGCTCAGAGTACTGAACGTCGCCAATACCGGGGTAACCAGTGCGGGAGTACTTTTTGCTCTAGTGCACGTCCCACGATTGGAATCCTTGGCGGAATATAATCACATGGGAAGAGTAATGGAGATCATGCACAAAGGTGTGGTAGGATTCAAAACTCCTTTTAGCCTAACTCAAGCGAGAATCTCCAGAACCACGTCATTCCACCTGGAACTTTTGGCGCAAACATGTCCAAAAGTTGAGAAGCTACATATCTTAGAACCTTATCATCCTCCTGAAGCTCTGCGACTAATTCCCAACGTCACTTCCTTAAGCATACACTGCATACCACCTCAAAGAGAATGGCTGGAAGAGTTTTACGAGTATCTCCGCACAAACGGTCACAATCTACGCGAATTGAATCTCAGAATAATTCAGAAACAAAATCCTATACAAGTggacttgaaagaaattttcaGCACCTGCACCAATCTCAGAACATTTACCAACGATGGCTCAAATATCGTGTGGTCGGAAGGAGCTGACCCTCCCTCGCTGAAATATCTGAAGAAGATTCAATTGGGCCACATAGTGAGCGCCGATGCTATCACAAAAGTCCTCTCGCTGGCGCCAGAGTTAAGGGCGCTACACGTTCACAGTTGCTTTGATCTCACGAACGAACACTTGGAAAAGTTACTGATCGTATCGACTAAACAGAGGAGTCCCCGAAGGTTTGATAAGTGTGAAAATAGTTTAGTACAAAATTTAACGTGCTTTTATATATACGAAGCCAGTAAAGTGTCAGCGACTACCGTGCTGAACATGTTCAAAAGCTGCAAGAGATTGCGAAAAATTGGGAACCTGGCAAATTGGGGTTTAGATTGCGAAGGTGTAAGAATGTTAAGAACGACACTAACCCGGGCAAACTTAGACGTGGATTTGTGCCCGGGGGCGCACTGGTTCTGGAGTAATTGTATCCAGTAA
- the LOC143368481 gene encoding uncharacterized protein LOC143368481 has protein sequence MDEAAITRKPIRKRARIGNKCDAPAADPAELLPTPIASLPVEIIFEILSYLPYKDLCTVRRVSTFFGRLACDPFLWRAYEVTNNEQDTVEVVKELKRMPLLKKFSISMRADCDDILRQLSLTNKSLEELHVSNCTGSTSKLYLRSGYLIRILERCRNLHTINILGSRFRGRKFYRLLGDMGQRLRTVYAPATKSQFCTFIKHARQISETDRETICSACIGAKSWAPLYYFVTKQAAAVDRVSTALISYLQNDIVLMRRDS, from the exons ATGGACGAGGCTGCAATTACTCGAAAACCCATTAGGAAGCGTGCCAGAATCGGTAACAAGTGTGACGCGCCAGCCGCGGACCCGGCAGAGTTGCTCCCCACACCGATCGCGTCCCTGCCGGTGGAGATCATTTTCGAGATCCTCTCCTATCTGCCATACAAGGACCTCTGCACTGTCAGGCGCGTGTCCACGTTCTTCGGGCGACTCGCCTGCGACCCCTTTCTATGGCGAGCTTACGAG GTGACGAACAATGAGCAAGACACGGTGGAGGTGGTCAAGGAGCTGAAGAGGATGCCGCTGCTGAAGAAGTTCAGCATAAGCATGAGAGCGGACTGCGACGATATCCTGCGGCAGCTCTCGTTGACGAACAAAAGCCTCGAGGAGCTGCACGTCTCTAATTGCACAG GCTCGACGTCGAAATTGTACCTACGCTCGGGCTACCTGATCCGCATACTGGAAAGGTGCCGCAATTTGCACACGATCAATATACTCGGCAGCAGATTCCGCGGCCGGAAGTTCTATCGGCTGCTGGGCGACATGGGCCAGCGGCTGAGGACCGTGTACGCCCCGGCGACCAAGTCGCAGTTCTGCACGTTCATCAAGCACGCCAGGCAGATCAGCGAGACCGATCGCGAGACCATCTGCTCGGCGTGTATCGGCGCGAAAAGTTGGGCGCCCTTGTACTACTTCGTCACGAAACAGGCTGCCGCTGTGGATCGGGTTTCCACGGCCCTCATCAGCTACCTCCAGAACGACATCGTGCTGATGCGACGCGACTCTTGA
- the Mocs2b gene encoding molybdenum cofactor synthesis 2B has protein sequence MGAPNDIVKLQEEELNAGEIIDLVTSPNCGAISNFIGVTRDNFDDKKVIRLEYEAYEPMALKEMNSICAKIRSQWNVHRIAIYHRLGEVPVSKASVVIAVSSPHREESLKAVEYAINSLKASVPIWKKEVYDTQETQWKENQECTWSNTDDARHLQGSEDMIAVPNEAVETVVESIGVCEEEEEEEPRVIIDPSLVQIRATNEELNNRIASFIERKRQQVNIVNVQEFCCHREQNDETEDSCARVDAILIRRKDSKSHVKVHRVLNTWGPQTVDHFTLRKAAMSGTNQTNSYSSVLDDRISTTEKILGVNRPVPKDVYARLKKIEDRILYLEGISPEYKDFWKSEDINSLKGTFKPSRKRTYSMAELDSKLHELEDKYAKRVN, from the exons ATGGGCGCGCCGAATGATATTGTTAAATTGCAAGAGGAGGAGCTAAACGCTGGCGAAATAATTGACTTAGTGACATCTCCCAATTGCGGAGCTATATCCAATTTTATCGGTGTCACTCGGGATAATTTTGATGACAAGAAG GTCATACGGTTAGAATACGAGGCGTACGAACCGATGGCTTTGAAAGAAATGAACAGTATTTGCGCTAAAATTCGTTCTCAATGGAACGTTCATCGTATCGCTATATATCATCGCCTCGGAGAGGTGCCAGTATCCAAAGCCAGCGTGGTAATTGCTGTTTCGTCTCCTCATAGAGAAGAGTCGTTGAAAGCCGTCGAGTACGCTATCAATTCGTTAAAAGCTTCAGTTCCAATTTGGAAAAAAGAAGTGTACGACACGCAGGAGACTCAATGGAAGGAGAATCAAGAATGCACCTGGTCAAATA CCGACGATGCAAGACATCTACAGGGATCGGAAGATATGATTGCGGTGCCGAATGAGGCAGTAGAAACCGTTGTAGAAAGTATCGGCGTGtgcgaagaggaagaagaagaagagccgAGAGTTATAATTGATCCGAGTCTTGTTCAAATTCGCGCCACGAATGAAGAACTGAATAATAGAATAGCGTCTTTCATCGAAAGAAAACGTCAGCAAGTAAATATCGTGAATGTACAAGAGTTCTGTTGCCACAG GGAACAAAATGACGAAACCGAGGATTCCTGTGCAAGAGTAGACGCCATTCTTATTAGAAGAAAGGATTCTAAAAGTCATGTTAAAG TGCATAGAGTACTCAATACATGGGGACCGCAAACGGTTGATCACTTCACTTTACGCAAGGCTGCGATGTCAGGAACGAATCAAACGAACAGTTATTCGTCTGTATTAGACGACAGAATCTCAACTACTGAAAAGATTCTCGGAGTAAATCGACCCGTTCCCAAAGATGTGTACGCAAGACTGAAAAAGATCGAAGATCGGATATTGTACTTAGAGGGCATATCTCCAGAATATAAGGACTTTTGG AAGTCGGAAGACATTAACAGCCTTAAAGGAACCTTCAAACCGAGTCGAAAACGA acgTATTCCATGGCAGAGCTTGACTCGAAGCTGCACGAACTAGAAGATAAATACGCCAAAAgagtaaattaa